A stretch of the bacterium genome encodes the following:
- a CDS encoding C45 family peptidase: protein MGRRNSAFQRAPLEVVELSGDPFEVAHQLGKKRSAVIARRVDYWNRLLARVYRGKKDRLRSLERGFLAAARAVPRYLGEVRALAEGAGLPFADLFRLNLTELQAYADKCTTLVLPFETPRGPGILIAHNEDWDPRRNDVFVLKARLPECAYAILAYDGYLPGLSSGVNSFGLGHAINYLAPPDRRVGVPRIFITRHLVTARNFEDVVNWAKRHARAFGQGIHLAQGSQYLGLELTSKKVAFWRPRLPAVHANHYLDAGLRRSAPPPGISSLARYHAAKALLDEEARRRREAWTRTEAVRAARRILSDRSGLPYAVWREADSTDETGATVACALIDTGHLTLEVFRKRPDETSPGMSLLTQTRWRSTSRRRSSRGGPCSRRNSGPR from the coding sequence ATGGGCAGGCGAAATTCGGCATTCCAGAGGGCGCCCTTGGAGGTCGTCGAACTGTCGGGCGACCCCTTTGAAGTCGCCCATCAGCTCGGCAAGAAACGCTCGGCCGTGATCGCCCGCCGGGTGGACTACTGGAACCGCCTGCTGGCGCGCGTCTATCGGGGCAAGAAGGACCGGCTCCGGTCGCTCGAAAGGGGATTCCTCGCCGCCGCGCGCGCCGTGCCCCGTTATCTCGGGGAGGTTCGCGCCCTGGCGGAAGGGGCCGGTCTTCCGTTCGCCGATCTCTTCCGTCTCAATCTGACCGAGCTGCAGGCCTACGCGGACAAATGCACGACGCTCGTTCTTCCTTTTGAAACGCCGCGAGGCCCCGGGATCTTGATCGCGCACAACGAGGACTGGGACCCGAGGCGGAACGACGTCTTCGTGCTCAAGGCGAGGCTTCCCGAATGCGCCTACGCCATCCTCGCGTACGACGGCTACCTCCCGGGGCTTTCCTCGGGCGTCAATTCCTTCGGGCTTGGGCACGCGATCAACTACCTCGCGCCCCCCGACCGTCGAGTCGGCGTCCCGCGGATCTTCATCACGCGGCATCTGGTGACCGCGCGGAATTTCGAGGACGTCGTGAACTGGGCCAAGAGGCACGCCCGCGCCTTTGGCCAGGGGATCCATCTGGCCCAGGGCTCGCAATATTTGGGGCTGGAGCTCACCTCCAAGAAGGTTGCCTTCTGGCGGCCGAGGCTTCCCGCCGTCCACGCCAATCACTACCTGGACGCGGGCTTGAGACGATCCGCCCCTCCGCCGGGCATCTCCTCGCTGGCGCGTTACCATGCGGCGAAGGCCCTGTTGGATGAGGAGGCGCGGCGACGGCGGGAAGCCTGGACAAGAACGGAGGCCGTCCGCGCGGCGCGAAGGATCCTCTCGGACCGCTCCGGCCTCCCTTACGCCGTCTGGAGGGAGGCGGACTCGACGGATGAGACCGGGGCGACGGTCGCCTGCGCCTTGATCGACACCGGGCATCTGACGTTGGAGGTCTTTCGCAAGAGGCCCGACGAGACTTCGCCT
- a CDS encoding GyrI-like domain-containing protein, whose protein sequence is MKEPVLVELDEFFVMGIEVTTSEALEAGLGTARIPLLWRTFFAEKVEEKIANRRDPNEHVGVCTDYNRDPKSREYGSYAALAGCEVTEVGDDVPEGLVAMSVPAGSYLLFEARGPMPDAVMRTWDEIKRYFETGSPYERAFTADFDLYRNDQPEAVDIFVSVK, encoded by the coding sequence ATGAAAGAACCGGTCTTGGTCGAACTGGACGAGTTTTTCGTGATGGGAATCGAAGTCACCACCTCGGAGGCTTTGGAAGCGGGGTTGGGGACGGCGCGCATCCCGCTTCTATGGCGCACTTTTTTTGCCGAGAAGGTCGAGGAAAAAATTGCCAACCGGAGGGATCCGAACGAGCATGTCGGCGTCTGCACCGATTACAATCGCGATCCCAAGAGCCGGGAATACGGATCCTATGCGGCCCTGGCCGGATGCGAGGTCACCGAAGTGGGCGACGACGTGCCGGAGGGCCTGGTCGCGATGTCGGTTCCCGCCGGTTCCTACCTTCTCTTTGAGGCCCGCGGCCCGATGCCGGACGCCGTGATGCGCACGTGGGACGAGATCAAGAGATACTTTGAAACAGGCTCACCCTATGAGCGCGCGTTCACGGCCGACTTCGACCTCTACCGGAATGATCAGCCGGAGGCGGTCGATATCTTCGTTTCCGTCAAGTAG